GTGgataataaagattattattattgttattataggaGTAGTGGATAatagtgattattattattattattattattatagcagtAGTGgataataaagattattattattattattattattattatagcagtAGTGgataataaagattattattattgttattatagcAGTAGTGGAtgataaagattattattattattattattattatagcagtAGTGgataataaagattattattattattattattattatagcagtAGTGgataataaagattattattattgttattatagcAGTAGTGGAtgataaagattattattattattattattattgttgttattgttgttattatagcAGTAGTGGAtgataaagattattattattattattattattgttgttattatagcAGTAGTGGAtgataaagattattattattattattattattattattattattgttgttattatagcAGTAGTGGAtgataaagattattattattattattattattattgttgttattatagcAGTAGTGGAtgataaagattattattattattattattattattattattattattattattgttgttattatagcAGTAGTGGAtgataaagattattattattattattattattattattattattattattattattatagcagtAGTGGAtgataaagattattattattattattattattattattattattattattattattattattgttgttattatagcAGTAGTGGAtgataaagattattattatagtagtgTATAATAGTAGTAAAGGTGTCCTCACTGAGTTGGACACTCCTCCCAGCTTGATGACCGTCTCCACCGCGGTGCTCcccccggcagcagcagcagcagcagcagcggccgcAGCGCTGACACCGGGAGCTCCGTCCTCTCCCTCCCGCTCCCTGCGCTTCTCCGGCGGCGGCCCGGAGGACGAGGAGCCGCTGGAGCCGCTGGAGCCGCTGCTGAGGTCCGCAGCAGGTCGCTTCAGTCCGGACATCCTCAGACtgctgagacacacagagaagagaagagttagctgctaatgttagctgtttaaatgctgttgaTGCTCAGATAAACTCCATTCTGACCCGACAGATTGATGCAGCAGGTTCTTTGTGATGTTGTCATTATAACTCAACCTAACAGAAGACTTACCGCGTTAACTGTAGTGAGTTTAAAGGAGTTAAACTGAATGTGTCGGTGGTTTCTGGCTGTTGATGTTGCGgctctctgcctgcctgccggAAACGGAAGTCGGACCGATTTTAGTGGGACAAACTTCCGGTGACGTTGCGCCACCTGCTGTCAGGGAGGGAACCAGATTCTGTTCAACACCAGTACAAGATGTTAGTAGATTTATCTtggaaaaatattatatatatatatatatattctttaagGTTCAACACAATATGTGAGAAAGAATATTTTCTAATCAATCTCATTATTATTGTCGCAAAGTTTTACactaataaatgcaaaatttgCGACAGTTAAACTtcactttaatgttttcaagaaagaaatggaaatatatattaagacaatatcctctgtaatttatttatttatttatattaacctctggcatgttttgtgttttatgttactttttcattatttatttatttatattaacccctggcatgttttgtgtttatgttacttttttattatttatttatttatttatattaacccctggcatgttttgtgtttatgttacttttttattatttatttatttatttatattaaccctTGGCATGTTTTGTGCTTTatgttacttttttattatttaattatttattttatttttatgtttgtttttatttatccctttatttcatttatatgtattgtTGACCTacgatttaattttttttgtattgtttacaaatttaaaataaagtctattgaaaaaaaaaaattgaacaaaaaaaattgttcaACATGCGTTCAGTTTAGGTGTCCCCTGGCAATAGTTGTCCCATAAAGAGAAATGCATATAACCCATTTTAGATTTGCAGATTAATTATTGaaacacaatttaatttagCAAAATACACCACGTGagcacaaaataaaactacaataatTTAGGTGTTGGGACTAGATTTTGACACAGGGTCCATTTTAAACAtgaccaaaatattacaaaataatgtAGGACTCTTGATATTGGTGCAAATTCCCCCCAAAAATTCCCAATTAGCATCTGACACTGTGAACATTTGGCCTTTTGGGGACCCCTGGGCAGTTGCCCTCTTTTGACCTGTTGGTAATCCAGCCCTATCGCATGGTGTATAGAGTGCAGTTTtataatatagatagatagatagatagatagatgtacggCACAGCAGCAGGTCATCcagcaatgcacaggaacagtacataaaatgtaaatgtcaacACTAAATAgagaatacaaaacaaaaagattattggaatacactataaatgtatacctgactactacaaatgtgcaaatgtagctGTGCAAAATTCAACATTTGCAAGATTATTACAGACTAAAAcagaatggagtctggttgagaAATGAAACTATAGAGCTGAGAGTTCTCTGTTAGACAGATTAGGTGGGAAAAATTTCCTGTAATATAAATTCACTAGATcctaaacattattttttatcgGAAGAAAGTGAAAAGCCTGCAGCTAAATGAAGAAAGCCATTTGAAATACACATGAATGATTTCCTTTTACTGAAACTACTGAGACGAATCAGAAATGTCCTAATCAAAGCGATATGGCTTCACAGTACAGACACTTTGTGCTCGTGCTCGGTTGGATTGCAACTCCCACAGATTGCAATGTTCGAGGATATTGTAGCAATTATTTTGCAACCAAAACAACGACACCGACATTCCTCTGGTGCTATTGTTCACATTGATTTGATTTAGTTCACACTGTGGGGGGTAAACAACATTTGTCTATCTCTTTTTCTCAGTCAGTCCTTATGTAAACAGGGACTCGTGGACAGAGACTGAACTCTGATCTGCCGCACTATTAAAGATTACATTGCAGAGGGTGCAGAGTCCAGATTGTGTAAAAGTCATTAGTTGTGAGTTACAGATCTACTCCTCCATGCCTATCGGTTCAAACATCCTTATCTGCTGAGCTCACTCGTGGACTTGGTGAGAGCATTTACAAACACCCCTACAAGCTTTTTGGGAGCAATTTTCAATCGATTGGAGAACTGTTTATGCATGACGTGCTTGACAAGCGATGTGACGCATGAGGCAGATACACAAGGTAGCATGAAAAAGCAGGTTGTTTTTCTGCTGTTGCTTTAATTCTGAAAGTGAATCACTTATAatgacataaaattaaaaagtaactAAACGTTCTCCTGGTGTAAATGTAGGCAGGCCCGATTAGATGCATTACTTTTGTTTATTCACACAGGTTAAAATCTAATAAACAAcatacaaataaagaaaagtcaTGTGCAGGGAGAGGAAAAGGTGATTGATTATCTCTCTAcctaaatcatttaaaaagaaattcacACTGTGATATGCTCTGAAGGACCTTTGAATATAGCTTatataattttaattaaatgagaaaaggcTTTACATATGTAAGATTGTCCTTTTTAAtctcgctatatcctgacagtagttttagtgcatttcgatggaattgcgatggaattgcaacagaactgcgttgctaggcaacagcttgggtccatgtttacttcctgtcagctgatgttagttacatacactgcaacaagaaataaactgggacacatttagaatgtttacatttaaatctgtgtaaagggtctatatattgtatatttgtgacatcacaaatggacagaaatcatgacagcttgtttcaaatgcagagtttctgaatacaggctgtgtgtatttctccgtatattgagtgtttcgatactttcacagtatttatacagaacttaaacctgctttataatataaaaaacatgaaaatcttactttttacaatatgggacctttaaagtctgaaagcagagccatgaggaggagcagaagtctagttatctctcagaacacttgaactacaacatactgaaaggttattatggaagttttgcacaatgatgccaaaaatatactgcagctttaaagcaacTAAATTAATTCCATCCAGGattgtaaattaaaaacatgtccTCTGAAGACTCCCAAATGAGACAGTAGGAATCACATGATGTTGTAATCTACACCAGGACAATAGAAACAAAGAAACCTGAATAACAACCTGGCAGCCTGCCTCACATATTACATAATTTTCCTCAAAGTGTAATGTTGCAAAGGGAGGTGCTTCAggatgcagacgacacacagtGTTTCCTTCACTTAATATTTTTTCTAACAGCTACTGATATGAACATAAACTCATAAATTCGTGAGCATGGTTTGACAGCTCAGGGCTTATGCCATTTCCTATCTATAGAGGAAatcattggagggaggagagaggagatggaggaggagcccagttggtgcTGAGGCATCATGGCCCTGCCagttgaggagttttttttttttttctttcttccttttcctcataacaaaataaaaatgaaatgaaatacggataaaacaaaatagagagaaaaataaattaaagaaaggaaaaaaaagaaaaacaaagaaaaaataaataaataaataaacaaataaagaaagaaaaaaacaacaactttaaaaCCTGAATTACAACATCTCAGCCTGCCTCTAAGATTACATCATTTCCTCAAAGTGTAACGTTGCAAAGGGAGGTGCTTCAggatgcagacgacacacagtGTTCCCttaacttagttttttttttcaacagctTCTGATATGAACATAAAGGAGCATTGATGCCACATATATCATCATCATGCAAACACCTCCCCTCCAGGTCTGATGGTCCAATAGCGTTGCCAGGGCGACACACTGGTCCAATAGCGTTGCCAGGGCGACACACGCCTCCTCCACATCACcgagcagctcctcctcctcagcaacCACACCGGAGATAAATACCGGTTAGAGGCCTCCTGTCGGCCTCCTCGTTCAGTCACACTGCTGCTGGGAGGCTGGACTTCTGTTGCCGTCGCTGTTTGACCAAACTCTCAAGTAAGACTTGTTTTTGCAGTCTTTTAACTGTTGCATTTACTTCTGTTTTCTGTGAGATTATAGTATCCCTCTTCAGGGTTTCTGAATGTTTCTGAATGTGCAGCGATGGAAATAATGTTGCAGTTATGgatttaagatgtttttaatAGTCTAAACTTTGTAGAACTGGATAAACAAGTTGTCAAGTTCGAGTTGCATTGACAAATTAGTAACTTTTTGCACTATAGATTGGTGGtgattttactttgaaatggTCGATTACTGCATAATGCTTCTTTAAGGTTTGTgtaaatatttgcatatttgcaaaCATCCGCGTTGCACTTATTGAGCAAGATTATGCTCCTGATTTTATAGTCTTAATATGCTATATTATTCTTTGTTTAAGTGTGGAGGACTTCTGCAGAAAGTGTTGGTGCAGTCAAACTCCTCCTGAGTGAACTATGAACTTGCTCATCTAAAGGAAGAACTTATCTTAACTTTTTGAAGGCCAAAGTTCAACCATTCAGGCCAAATATTTACAGAGGTGatgcaagagagagaggcaggaagtTAGAGGCTCATTGTGTTGGGTAATTGGGAAATAAAAGATAAACATCTTCCTCATACTTAAGTCTTGAAGCGTTTTCTGATCAACTGtgaaaaaataacttgtttcctcttcctctagCATGACTCATCAGTACCCATCGCTCTCTCCGGAGCAGAAGAAGGAGCTCTCTGACATCGCTCAGAGGATTGTGGCTCCAGGAAAGGGAATCCTGGCTGCAGATGAATCAACAGGTGAGCCTCTGGTTGTTATTGTATGATGAGCGGTAAATGCAGAGTGTGCAACTGAACtgatttctcttcttcttcgttCAAGGAACCATGGGAAAGCGTCTCCAGAACATCAAGGTGGAGAACAGCGAGGAGAACCGTCGCTGCTTCCGTGACCTCCTCTTCTCCACCGACCCCTCAATCTCCAACTGCGTGGGTGGCGTCATCTTCTTCCACGAGACGCTCTACCAGAAATCAAACAGCGGCAAGCTCTTCCCCCAAGTCGTCAAGGATAAGGGCATCGTTGTCGGCATCAAGGTGAGGAGCCTGGAAGTGCAGATCGAGTCGAATGCACAGATCTTCCACCTGCTGACCTTTGTAagttaatgtttattttcttgcTTCAGGTGGACAAAGGCACAGCTGGTCTAACTGGAACAGATGGAGAGACCACCACACAAGGTGAAAATGGATTTCTATTCTAATTCAAAGCCCAGAAGAAGAAGTGCACGCCTTCTTTATCGCTAAATCtgcacttttttcttttttgcatgtTTCAGCAACATAATCCAgaatggtttgtttgtttttcccctcaGGTCTCGACGGCCTCTCGGAGCGCTGTGCTCAGTATAAGAAGGACGGTTGTGACTTTGCCAAGTGGAGGTCTGTGCTCAAGATCTCAGATGGCTGCCCATCAGCTCTCGCCATCGCAGAGAACGCCAATGTCCTCGCCAGATATGCCAGTATCTGCCAACAGGTGTGTTGTCTCTCTACAGAAATGACTGAATCAAAACTATTGGCTGCAAGTGACTAATTTGACCTTTATGTTCTCCACCAGAACGGCCTGGTGCCGATCGTGGAGCCAGAGATCCTGCCTGACGGAGACCATGACCTGCAGCGCTGCCAGTACGTCACAGAAAAGGTTGGTTCATAAACTTCGGCTGTCAAACATTTTCCCCATCAGGTGATATTTTAAAGCACGTGTCGTAACAAGTCTGCGTCTTCGCGTTTAGGTTCTGGCTGCCGTGTACAAGGCTCTGTCCGACCACCACGTGTACCTGGAGGGCACGCTGCTGAAGCCCAATATGGTCATGGCTGGACAGTCCTGCGCTAAGAAGTTCACCCCTGTGGAGGTTGGCATGGCCACGGTGACCGCTCTGAGGCGCACCGTCCCCGCCGCTGTGCCCGGTGAGTGTCGcgatgccagcttttcctcctTAACAAACTGGTTTAAGAAAAAGCGCAGAGTTTCTCATGCTGctttctgtgtgtctctttccaGGCATCTGCTTCCTGTCTGGAGGTCAGAGCGAGGAGGAGGCGTCCCGCAACCTGAACGCCATCAACCAGGTGCCCCTCCATCGCCCCTGGAAGCTGACCTTCTCTTACGGCCGTGCGCTCCAGGCCTCTGCTCTTGCAGCCTGGCAGGGCAAAGCTGCCAACAAGGCAGCTGCACAGGAAGCTTTCTGCAGCAGGGCCAAGGTCAGTCTGCGAGGGCACGAACAGATATCACTAATAAATGATACCACTTGTCAATGTGTCGTCGTGGACTGTGCACAAAACGGTCTATTAAACTACTCTTACCTTGTATTACTCAACTTTACACTGACTGGTAAATGATTCTAAAAAGCTTTTTGTCCATTCAGTGTTGCACTAATGTGGTCCAGGCTGATCATTAACACTCAGGTTTGACTTTGCCCTAACTCCCCCCTCCCTTCTGTTGCTCTTTTCAGATCAATGGCCTGGCGAGCAAAGGAGAGTACA
This DNA window, taken from Sebastes umbrosus isolate fSebUmb1 chromosome 9, fSebUmb1.pri, whole genome shotgun sequence, encodes the following:
- the aldob gene encoding fructose-bisphosphate aldolase B, which gives rise to MTHQYPSLSPEQKKELSDIAQRIVAPGKGILAADESTGTMGKRLQNIKVENSEENRRCFRDLLFSTDPSISNCVGGVIFFHETLYQKSNSGKLFPQVVKDKGIVVGIKVDKGTAGLTGTDGETTTQGLDGLSERCAQYKKDGCDFAKWRSVLKISDGCPSALAIAENANVLARYASICQQNGLVPIVEPEILPDGDHDLQRCQYVTEKVLAAVYKALSDHHVYLEGTLLKPNMVMAGQSCAKKFTPVEVGMATVTALRRTVPAAVPGICFLSGGQSEEEASRNLNAINQVPLHRPWKLTFSYGRALQASALAAWQGKAANKAAAQEAFCSRAKINGLASKGEYKPSGSADDASMKSLFTASYVY